A section of the Agarivorans litoreus genome encodes:
- the cysS gene encoding cysteine--tRNA ligase: MLQIYNTLTRKKQAFKPLVEGKVGMYVCGVTIYDYCHIGHARTFVAFDTVARYLRWSGYELNFVRNITDVDDKIIKRAAENGESCDALTERFTKAMHADFDALNMLRPDIEPRVTTHMPEIIEVIEKLIANGHAYVADSGDVLFEVSTFADYGKLSLQNLEMLQAGARVEVEEDKRNPLDFVLWKSAKPGEPMWDSPWGKGRPGWHIECSAMNMKHLGDVFDIHGGGSDLAFPHHENEIAQSCCAHKTNYVNYWMHSGMVQVNKEKMSKSLGNFFTIKDVLEVYDPETVRYFLLSGHYRSQLNYSEDNLKQSRSALERLYTALRGIELVAVDEQVAAAYREPFKAAMDDDFNTPEALPVLFELAKEINRVKESNAMLAGQYASLLIELSAVLGILTQNVETFLQGEHDSEVAEIEALIAARNQARADKDWAAADIARNRLTEMGIVLEDGAAGTTWRKA; this comes from the coding sequence ATGTTACAGATATACAATACTTTAACCCGCAAGAAACAAGCGTTTAAGCCCTTAGTAGAAGGGAAAGTGGGTATGTATGTTTGTGGAGTTACCATTTACGACTATTGTCACATTGGCCACGCGCGTACGTTTGTTGCTTTTGATACGGTTGCTCGCTACTTACGTTGGTCGGGTTACGAGCTTAATTTTGTTCGCAACATTACCGACGTAGACGACAAAATTATCAAACGAGCTGCCGAAAACGGCGAAAGCTGCGATGCCTTAACCGAGCGTTTTACTAAAGCAATGCATGCTGACTTTGATGCACTGAATATGCTGCGCCCAGATATTGAGCCTCGGGTAACAACGCATATGCCAGAAATCATTGAGGTGATAGAAAAGCTAATTGCTAATGGCCACGCCTATGTTGCCGATAGCGGCGATGTACTGTTTGAAGTGAGCACCTTCGCTGATTACGGCAAGCTGAGCTTACAAAACTTAGAAATGCTACAAGCAGGAGCGCGAGTAGAAGTAGAAGAAGACAAGCGTAATCCTCTTGATTTTGTGTTGTGGAAAAGTGCCAAACCTGGTGAGCCTATGTGGGATTCGCCATGGGGTAAAGGCCGCCCTGGCTGGCACATTGAATGTTCTGCGATGAATATGAAGCATTTAGGTGATGTATTTGATATTCATGGTGGTGGTTCAGATTTAGCTTTCCCACACCATGAAAACGAAATTGCTCAATCTTGCTGCGCCCATAAAACCAATTACGTGAACTACTGGATGCACTCTGGCATGGTTCAAGTAAACAAAGAGAAAATGTCTAAGTCTTTAGGTAACTTCTTCACCATCAAAGATGTGTTAGAAGTGTATGATCCTGAAACAGTGCGTTACTTCTTATTGTCAGGCCATTACCGCAGCCAGTTAAATTACTCTGAAGACAACTTAAAGCAATCTCGCTCGGCACTTGAGCGTTTGTATACTGCCTTGCGTGGTATTGAGCTGGTGGCTGTAGACGAACAAGTAGCAGCTGCTTATCGCGAACCGTTTAAGGCTGCGATGGATGATGATTTTAATACGCCAGAAGCCTTGCCTGTTTTATTCGAGTTAGCCAAAGAAATTAACCGGGTTAAAGAAAGCAATGCAATGTTAGCCGGCCAGTATGCTAGCTTGTTGATAGAACTTAGCGCGGTGCTTGGCATTTTGACTCAAAATGTCGAAACCTTTTTGCAAGGTGAGCACGATAGTGAAGTGGCTGAGATTGAGGCTTTGATTGCTGCGCGTAATCAAGCACGAGCCGATAAAGATTGGGCTGCAGCAGACATTGCGCGTAATCGCTTAACCGAAATGGGTATTGTGTTGGAAGACGGTGCGGCTGGTACAACTTGGCGTAAAGCCTAA
- a CDS encoding UDP-2,3-diacylglucosamine diphosphatase: MHTYFISDLHLSEDRPDIIQAFLDFLQQQAPKADALYILGDLFEFWIGDDDKTPVAKQVEQALKALSDKGVPSYFIHGNRDFMVGKAYAKRCGMTLLEEEKLVDLYGHKVLILHGDTLCTDDVGYQEYREVTQKLWLRRLFLLLPLFVRQKIANKIRSKSKQANTSKSLGIMDVNQQAVEQRFEDQAIDYMIHGHTHRPDIHSIKQTNNATKYRVVLGDWYQQMSVLKIDRNGLELSAKGQLQKLELGQ; this comes from the coding sequence GTGCACACCTATTTCATTTCAGATTTACATCTAAGTGAAGATCGGCCTGACATTATTCAGGCCTTTCTCGACTTTTTGCAGCAACAAGCCCCTAAGGCCGATGCCCTCTATATTTTGGGCGATTTATTCGAGTTTTGGATTGGTGATGACGATAAAACACCGGTGGCCAAGCAAGTAGAGCAAGCATTAAAAGCTTTATCTGATAAGGGTGTGCCAAGTTACTTTATTCATGGCAACCGAGACTTTATGGTAGGCAAGGCTTACGCAAAACGCTGCGGCATGACCTTGCTTGAAGAAGAAAAATTGGTAGATCTTTACGGTCATAAAGTCTTAATTTTGCATGGCGATACCTTATGCACTGACGATGTAGGTTATCAAGAGTACCGCGAGGTAACTCAAAAGCTTTGGCTTAGGCGCTTATTCTTATTGCTGCCTCTATTTGTTCGGCAAAAAATTGCCAACAAGATCCGTAGTAAAAGTAAACAAGCCAATACCAGCAAATCGCTTGGCATTATGGATGTTAACCAACAAGCCGTTGAACAACGCTTTGAAGACCAGGCTATTGACTACATGATCCACGGTCATACCCACCGACCAGATATCCACTCTATTAAGCAAACCAATAATGCAACCAAGTATCGGGTAGTACTTGGAGATTGGTACCAACAAATGAGTGTATTAAAAATTGATCGAAACGGTTTAGAACTTAGCGCTAAAGGCCAGCTACAGAAGCTTGAGCTTGGTCAATAA
- a CDS encoding segregation and condensation protein A, with the protein MSEQASPTQQLTLASVNGEPWLDMPEDLFIPPDAMEVILEQFEGPLDLLLYLIRKQKLDIEHLPVLAITQQYMEYIEAMRMLKLELAAEYLVMAALLTEIKSRSLLPVQEHEQVEEDPRAELIRRLQEYELYKDATEKVDSLPRQQRDTYTATIDRPQDMPINVIYPEVTMDELIQAMRGIAQRVANFEHHEIKREKLSTRQRMSDILAKLQQHQFVEFSQLFSLSEGRSGLVVSFLAILELVKEGYIKCVQSQPLQPIQVLLVDTEISEHG; encoded by the coding sequence ATGTCTGAACAGGCTTCTCCTACTCAGCAATTAACCCTAGCCAGCGTAAATGGTGAGCCTTGGCTAGACATGCCGGAGGATTTGTTTATTCCGCCGGATGCCATGGAAGTGATTCTGGAGCAGTTTGAGGGGCCTTTGGATTTATTGTTGTATTTAATCCGTAAGCAGAAGTTGGATATTGAGCACTTACCAGTATTAGCCATCACCCAGCAATATATGGAATATATTGAAGCAATGCGAATGCTCAAATTAGAGCTCGCGGCAGAGTATTTGGTAATGGCAGCGCTGTTAACCGAAATTAAATCGCGCAGCTTGCTACCAGTACAAGAGCACGAACAAGTTGAGGAAGATCCAAGGGCTGAGCTTATTCGGCGTCTTCAAGAGTATGAGTTATATAAAGACGCCACCGAAAAAGTAGATAGTTTACCAAGACAGCAACGAGATACTTACACGGCTACCATCGACCGCCCTCAAGATATGCCAATTAATGTTATTTACCCAGAAGTGACGATGGATGAGTTAATTCAAGCTATGCGGGGTATTGCCCAACGAGTGGCTAACTTTGAACATCATGAAATTAAGCGTGAAAAACTGTCTACTCGACAAAGGATGAGCGATATATTGGCCAAGTTACAACAACACCAGTTTGTCGAATTTAGTCAGTTGTTTTCCTTATCTGAAGGTCGTAGCGGTTTAGTGGTAAGTTTTTTGGCAATACTTGAGTTAGTGAAAGAAGGTTATATCAAGTGTGTGCAAAGTCAGCCTCTGCAGCCTATTCAAGTATTATTGGTTGATACGGAGATCTCTGAGCATGGCTAA
- a CDS encoding peptidylprolyl isomerase, whose protein sequence is MVTLHTNFGDIVVKLNTAEAPETAANFLAYAKDGFYNDTIFHRVIDGFMVQGGGFASGMEEKETKAPIKNEANNGLSNKTGTLAMARTMDPHSASAQFFINVNDNTFLDFKAETTEGWGYCVFGEVVEGMDVVNKIKGVDTGNFGYVHSDVPLEEVLITSVSVAE, encoded by the coding sequence ATGGTTACTTTACATACAAATTTTGGCGACATCGTGGTTAAACTAAACACCGCTGAAGCGCCTGAAACAGCGGCTAACTTCCTTGCTTATGCAAAAGACGGTTTTTACAACGACACTATCTTCCACCGCGTAATTGATGGCTTTATGGTTCAAGGCGGTGGCTTTGCATCTGGCATGGAAGAAAAAGAAACCAAAGCGCCAATTAAAAACGAGGCGAACAACGGTTTATCTAACAAAACTGGCACCTTGGCAATGGCTCGCACCATGGATCCTCACTCAGCATCTGCCCAGTTTTTCATTAACGTGAATGACAACACCTTCCTAGACTTTAAAGCAGAGACCACCGAAGGCTGGGGTTACTGCGTATTTGGTGAAGTGGTTGAAGGCATGGATGTAGTTAACAAAATCAAAGGCGTAGACACTGGTAACTTTGGTTACGTTCACTCAGACGTTCCACTAGAAGAAGTACTAATCACTTCTGTAAGTGTTGCGGAATAA
- the rluB gene encoding 23S rRNA pseudouridine(2605) synthase RluB: protein MSEKLQKVLARSGLGSRREMEAVIDAGRVSVDGSIATLGDRIEEGVEVRVDGRIIDIQKVEDTICRVLAYHKSEGEICSRNDPEGRETVFDRLPRLQHGRWIAVGRLDINTSGLLLFTTDGELANRLMHPSFEVEREYAVRVFGDVDDEVIRNLRTGVELEDGRAAFTTVKRQGGEGINQWYSVTLSEGRNREVRRMWESQGMQVSRLIRVRYGLIPLPKGLPRSGWQEMPLDQVNYLRKLVQLNKEENTIIKVEDRVRSAQRIRKSVRKHRSRTQSQAAKRRRLK, encoded by the coding sequence ATGAGTGAAAAACTTCAAAAAGTCCTGGCCCGCAGCGGTTTAGGCTCACGTCGTGAGATGGAAGCTGTAATTGACGCAGGGAGAGTAAGCGTAGATGGGAGTATTGCCACCTTAGGCGATCGCATCGAAGAAGGGGTTGAAGTAAGGGTGGATGGCCGCATCATCGATATTCAAAAAGTCGAAGATACCATTTGTCGTGTATTGGCTTACCATAAGTCGGAAGGTGAAATCTGTTCTCGCAATGACCCAGAAGGACGAGAAACCGTATTTGACCGTTTACCTCGTTTGCAACATGGTCGCTGGATAGCGGTAGGTCGATTAGATATCAATACCTCAGGTTTATTGTTATTTACTACTGATGGCGAGTTGGCCAACCGTTTAATGCATCCAAGTTTCGAAGTTGAGCGCGAATACGCGGTACGGGTATTTGGTGATGTAGATGACGAAGTCATTCGTAACTTACGCACCGGTGTTGAATTGGAAGATGGCCGTGCTGCATTTACCACGGTTAAGCGCCAAGGCGGCGAGGGTATTAATCAGTGGTACTCCGTGACACTAAGCGAGGGTCGTAATCGTGAAGTGCGCAGAATGTGGGAATCACAAGGCATGCAGGTGAGCCGTTTGATTCGGGTTCGTTATGGGCTTATTCCTTTACCTAAAGGTTTACCGCGCAGCGGCTGGCAAGAAATGCCCTTAGATCAGGTAAACTACTTGCGTAAGTTAGTGCAGCTAAATAAAGAAGAGAATACGATTATCAAGGTGGAGGATCGCGTTCGCAGTGCCCAGCGTATTCGCAAATCGGTGCGTAAACACCGTTCTCGCACGCAAAGCCAAGCGGCAAAAAGAAGACGTTTAAAATAG
- a CDS encoding Yip1 family protein: MLFSHVWGLASHTKEEWQDIDKHHEGIGASLSHLLLMALIPAICGYFSTVHIGWKVGANSFSLTSDSAIFMSVAMYAAMVTVVLCLAYAALWMAKTFNTDTTYQQTLELSAYVATPIYMVGFAALYPEPWFVMVAGLVGVTYAVYLLYTGVPIIMHIPEERGFIFASSLVTVGLVMLVTVLISTVILWSSGAGPIFAN, translated from the coding sequence ATGTTATTTAGTCATGTTTGGGGACTAGCTTCACATACAAAAGAAGAATGGCAAGACATTGACAAGCACCACGAAGGGATAGGAGCGAGCTTGTCGCACTTATTACTTATGGCACTTATTCCTGCCATTTGTGGTTACTTTTCTACCGTGCATATTGGTTGGAAGGTTGGAGCAAATAGTTTCTCTTTAACCAGCGACAGTGCCATCTTCATGTCTGTGGCAATGTATGCAGCCATGGTTACCGTAGTGTTGTGTTTAGCTTATGCGGCGCTATGGATGGCAAAAACCTTTAATACCGATACTACCTATCAGCAAACACTTGAGCTATCTGCTTACGTAGCCACGCCAATATATATGGTAGGTTTTGCCGCGCTTTATCCAGAACCTTGGTTTGTTATGGTTGCCGGCTTAGTTGGCGTCACTTACGCCGTATATTTGCTGTACACGGGTGTGCCGATCATTATGCACATCCCAGAAGAGCGAGGCTTCATCTTTGCCAGTAGTCTAGTTACTGTAGGCTTGGTGATGTTGGTGACTGTGCTCATCTCAACTGTTATTTTATGGTCTAGCGGCGCAGGCCCCATCTTTGCGAACTGA
- the rnm gene encoding RNase RNM — MRFDLHCHTTASDGGLSPTEIVMRAENMQVDVLAITDHDTTAGIAEAKANAKHVQIITGTEISTAWHAFDIHIVGLNIDVTSTELQRHLAEQRDKREVRAQEMSRRLAKAGIHDVYSDAKQLAGNAPITRSHFAKVLVERGIAANFNKVFDKYLSRGNTGYVPNNWMSMGDAIEVIHQAGGVAVLAHPTHYDLSNKWVRKLLAEFAELGGDGVEVAMPQMSKDQLLWLADLAEQNGLRASQGSDFHHPSPWRELGRGLQLPEKCQAIWQLWPGFSPESNR; from the coding sequence ATGCGATTTGATTTGCATTGCCATACTACTGCCTCGGATGGTGGCTTAAGCCCAACTGAAATAGTAATGCGTGCCGAAAACATGCAAGTTGACGTATTGGCTATTACCGACCACGACACCACCGCGGGCATTGCAGAAGCAAAAGCTAATGCGAAGCATGTGCAAATTATCACTGGTACCGAAATCTCTACTGCTTGGCATGCTTTTGATATTCATATTGTAGGCTTGAATATCGATGTGACGTCTACAGAATTACAAAGGCACTTGGCTGAGCAACGAGACAAGCGAGAAGTTCGCGCTCAAGAAATGAGCCGCCGTTTAGCAAAAGCCGGTATCCATGATGTGTACAGTGATGCGAAACAATTGGCGGGCAATGCCCCGATTACCCGTTCTCACTTTGCTAAGGTATTGGTGGAACGTGGTATAGCAGCTAACTTTAATAAAGTATTTGATAAGTATTTAAGCCGTGGCAATACCGGTTATGTGCCTAATAATTGGATGAGCATGGGCGATGCAATAGAGGTTATTCACCAAGCTGGCGGCGTTGCTGTATTGGCTCACCCAACTCATTATGATTTGTCGAATAAATGGGTGCGTAAGTTGTTGGCCGAGTTTGCCGAATTGGGCGGCGACGGCGTAGAAGTGGCAATGCCGCAAATGTCTAAAGACCAATTACTGTGGCTAGCCGATTTAGCCGAACAAAATGGATTACGTGCTTCTCAAGGCTCTGATTTTCATCATCCCTCTCCTTGGCGTGAATTAGGTAGAGGCTTACAATTACCAGAAAAGTGCCAAGCTATTTGGCAGTTGTGGCCTGGCTTCTCTCCTGAATCCAATCGCTAG
- the trpD gene encoding anthranilate phosphoribosyltransferase, which produces MQAILEQLYQGKDLSIEQAQQVFSQVIQGEVEPILLSSLLTALKIKGEQPQEIAGAAKALLANAAPFPSPDYDFADIVGTGGDGHNTINISTTSAFVAASLGVKVAKHGNRSVSSKSGSSDLLAALGINIQMTPDTARKCLDELGLCFLFAPQYHAGVRHAMPVRQTLKTRTIFNVLGPLINPAHPSMEVMGVYDPGLILPIAHTLQQLGMKKAMVVHGAGLDEVAIHGETQIAEINGDKITEYSLSPADFGVEQAELDAIKGGTPEENKAITLQLLQGTATPAQQAAVAVNVALLLKLAGKADDVAQGVKMALDEMASGRPLTLANQLAEMSQ; this is translated from the coding sequence ATGCAGGCTATTTTAGAGCAGCTATATCAAGGAAAAGACTTAAGCATTGAACAAGCACAGCAAGTGTTTAGTCAGGTGATTCAGGGTGAAGTTGAGCCTATCCTTTTATCTTCATTGCTCACCGCACTAAAGATTAAAGGCGAGCAACCCCAAGAAATTGCTGGAGCAGCCAAGGCTTTGTTAGCGAATGCGGCCCCTTTTCCAAGCCCCGATTATGATTTTGCGGATATTGTTGGCACCGGCGGAGATGGTCACAACACCATTAATATCTCAACCACCTCTGCGTTTGTTGCAGCAAGTTTAGGGGTTAAGGTAGCCAAGCACGGTAACCGCAGTGTATCAAGTAAGTCGGGCTCTTCAGACCTATTGGCCGCCTTGGGAATCAACATTCAAATGACCCCAGATACCGCGCGCAAATGTTTAGACGAGTTAGGCCTATGCTTTTTGTTTGCGCCGCAGTACCACGCAGGTGTACGCCACGCGATGCCGGTGCGCCAAACCTTAAAAACGCGCACCATATTTAACGTACTAGGCCCACTAATTAACCCCGCTCATCCAAGCATGGAAGTGATGGGTGTTTATGACCCCGGGCTTATTTTGCCCATCGCGCATACCTTGCAACAATTAGGTATGAAAAAAGCCATGGTGGTTCACGGTGCAGGCTTAGACGAAGTAGCCATTCATGGTGAAACTCAAATTGCTGAGATTAACGGCGATAAGATTACCGAATATAGCTTAAGCCCAGCTGATTTTGGTGTTGAGCAAGCCGAACTAGATGCCATTAAAGGTGGTACTCCTGAAGAAAACAAAGCCATCACTTTACAGTTATTACAAGGCACCGCGACACCAGCCCAACAAGCAGCTGTTGCAGTTAATGTTGCCTTGTTACTTAAGCTTGCAGGTAAAGCTGATGATGTTGCTCAAGGCGTTAAAATGGCCTTAGATGAAATGGCCTCTGGTCGTCCACTAACCCTAGCAAACCAATTGGCGGAGATGAGTCAGTGA
- a CDS encoding anthranilate synthase component 1: MSNHPRVQLSNNLIDASYVLDPLSLYQELCKESQHNVLLESCEIDSKENLQSLILADAALKITCKGRRVTFTAVSLNGEAVISAVVEHTDNSLITEHSATQLVLDYPLPAANLDEDSRLKASSPVDALRLITTLYGKLASHDKGVFIGGVFAYDFIASFEQLQDVAESTNICPDYQFYLAETLLLIDHQEQVTHLIGSVYNEGEQARINQRLAHLVELCEHKNHQQAQPDFSDYQGKIEADISDRDFCQNVEIMKDYIRQGDIFQVVPSRSFKLSCPDSLAAYRELKITNPSPYMFYLQDSEFVLFGASPESAIKYSSRSRDVEIYPIAGTRKRGFNTDGSINQDLDGRLELELRLDKKETAEHIMLVDLARNDVARISEPGTRHVADLLKVDRYSHVMHLVSRVVGTLRNDLDALHAYQACMNMGTLVGAPKIRASELIRQVEQQRRGSYGGAVGYLAGNGDMDSCIVIRSAFVKDKVAHVQAGAGVVYDSQPQAEADETRNKAAAVLNAIARAHGSTLKDVSDDA, translated from the coding sequence ATGAGTAATCACCCTAGGGTGCAGCTAAGCAACAACTTAATTGATGCTAGCTACGTGCTTGACCCACTAAGCTTATATCAAGAGCTTTGCAAAGAGAGTCAACACAATGTGTTGCTAGAATCTTGCGAAATAGACAGCAAAGAAAACCTTCAAAGTTTAATTTTGGCCGATGCAGCCTTAAAGATCACTTGTAAAGGTCGTCGAGTGACGTTTACTGCGGTATCACTCAATGGTGAAGCGGTTATCTCGGCGGTTGTAGAACACACTGACAACAGCTTAATCACCGAGCATAGTGCAACTCAACTGGTTTTAGATTATCCACTCCCAGCCGCTAATTTAGATGAAGATTCTCGTTTAAAAGCGAGCTCTCCTGTTGATGCCTTACGGTTGATAACTACACTTTACGGTAAGCTAGCCTCTCATGATAAAGGCGTTTTTATCGGCGGTGTATTTGCCTATGATTTCATCGCCAGCTTTGAGCAACTACAAGACGTCGCCGAAAGCACCAACATTTGCCCCGACTACCAGTTCTACCTCGCCGAAACATTGCTACTAATAGATCACCAAGAACAAGTAACTCACTTAATTGGCTCGGTATATAACGAAGGTGAGCAAGCTAGAATAAATCAGCGCCTAGCCCACTTAGTAGAATTATGTGAGCATAAAAATCACCAACAAGCGCAGCCAGATTTTAGTGATTACCAAGGGAAGATTGAAGCTGACATTAGCGACCGAGACTTCTGCCAGAATGTAGAAATTATGAAAGACTACATTCGCCAAGGCGACATTTTCCAAGTGGTTCCATCACGCAGTTTTAAACTCTCTTGCCCTGATAGCCTCGCCGCTTACCGCGAATTAAAAATTACCAACCCAAGTCCTTACATGTTCTACCTGCAAGACAGTGAATTTGTATTATTTGGCGCCTCTCCCGAGAGTGCTATTAAATACTCCTCTCGTAGCCGAGATGTAGAAATTTACCCGATTGCCGGCACGCGCAAACGTGGCTTTAACACCGATGGTTCAATTAACCAAGATTTAGACGGCCGCCTAGAGCTTGAGCTACGCCTAGATAAAAAAGAAACCGCAGAACATATTATGTTGGTTGATTTAGCCCGCAATGATGTAGCCCGCATCAGTGAGCCAGGCACTCGTCATGTAGCTGATTTACTAAAAGTAGACCGCTACAGCCACGTAATGCACTTAGTATCGCGGGTAGTTGGTACCTTACGCAATGACCTAGACGCACTTCACGCCTACCAAGCGTGCATGAACATGGGTACCCTTGTTGGCGCACCAAAAATTCGTGCTTCAGAGTTAATTCGCCAAGTAGAACAACAGCGCCGTGGCAGTTATGGCGGCGCCGTAGGTTACCTTGCAGGTAACGGCGACATGGATAGCTGTATTGTTATTCGTTCAGCTTTTGTTAAAGATAAGGTGGCGCATGTTCAAGCTGGAGCTGGTGTGGTGTATGATTCACAGCCTCAAGCCGAAGCCGATGAAACCCGCAACAAAGCAGCTGCGGTGCTAAATGCCATTGCCCGCGCTCATGGTTCTACTTTGAAGGATGTTAGTGATGACGCATAG
- the scpB gene encoding SMC-Scp complex subunit ScpB gives MAKPNLVKLVEAALFVAGRPLSVKELQATVLADIGLAKAQVNMVLEELSLRYQDSGIELAETASGFQFRARQEYAPQLAHLWAEKAPKFSRAMLETLTLIAYRQPITRGEIEAIRGVAVSSHIISVLKERNWIRSVGHKEIPGRPTLFATTTSFLDYFGLKDLADLPELDQSLLEKLPQDFQT, from the coding sequence ATGGCTAAACCTAATCTAGTTAAGTTAGTTGAAGCCGCTTTATTTGTCGCTGGTAGACCGCTTAGCGTGAAAGAACTGCAAGCCACGGTGTTGGCAGATATAGGATTAGCTAAAGCACAAGTGAATATGGTGCTTGAAGAGTTGTCGTTGCGTTATCAAGATTCGGGTATTGAGTTGGCCGAAACCGCATCTGGGTTTCAATTTAGAGCGCGCCAAGAATATGCGCCACAATTAGCCCACTTATGGGCTGAAAAAGCCCCGAAATTTAGCCGAGCAATGTTAGAAACACTCACTTTAATTGCTTATCGCCAGCCGATTACTCGCGGAGAGATTGAAGCGATTAGGGGAGTGGCAGTGAGCAGCCATATTATAAGTGTATTGAAAGAGCGCAATTGGATCCGCAGTGTTGGACATAAAGAAATTCCCGGCCGTCCTACCTTATTTGCAACTACAACAAGCTTCTTAGATTACTTTGGTTTGAAAGATCTGGCCGATTTGCCAGAATTAGATCAATCTTTACTTGAAAAACTGCCGCAAGACTTTCAGACTTAG
- a CDS encoding L-threonylcarbamoyladenylate synthase, which translates to MSQFFYVHPDNPQQRLMNQAANHIQQGGVVIYPTDSGYAIGCHIGDKAALERICRIRQLDKNHHFTLMCRDLSELSEYARVGNQAYRLLRNNTPGPYTFIFKGTKEVPRRLLNPKRKTIGIRVPDNKIALAMLEALGEPLMSSSLILPGNDYTESDPEQIRDLLEHQVDLIVNGGYLGEQPTTVIDLSEDEPEILRSGSGDTSPFE; encoded by the coding sequence ATGAGTCAGTTTTTCTATGTACACCCCGACAATCCTCAACAGCGCTTGATGAATCAAGCGGCTAATCATATTCAGCAGGGCGGGGTGGTGATCTACCCAACCGATTCAGGTTATGCCATTGGTTGCCATATTGGTGATAAAGCCGCATTAGAGCGGATTTGCCGTATTCGTCAGTTAGATAAAAACCACCATTTTACTTTGATGTGTCGCGATTTATCCGAGCTCTCTGAGTACGCGAGAGTGGGTAACCAAGCTTATCGCTTGTTACGCAACAATACTCCAGGACCGTATACTTTTATCTTTAAAGGTACCAAGGAAGTGCCGCGTCGCTTACTTAACCCTAAACGAAAAACCATTGGTATTCGTGTCCCCGACAACAAAATTGCATTAGCCATGCTGGAAGCTCTTGGAGAGCCACTAATGTCATCGAGCTTAATTTTGCCGGGCAATGACTACACCGAATCTGATCCTGAACAAATACGCGACCTGTTGGAACACCAAGTAGACTTAATTGTTAACGGTGGCTATTTAGGCGAGCAGCCTACTACTGTTATTGATCTTTCAGAAGATGAGCCAGAGATATTGCGCAGTGGCTCCGGTGATACGAGCCCATTTGAATAA
- a CDS encoding aminodeoxychorismate/anthranilate synthase component II, with translation MTHSVFLLDNFDSFTYNLVDQFRSQGLEVSIYRNHLSAKEIKAHIDNSPTPPVLVLSPGPGNPQQAGCMLELIDLCKGEIPIIGICLGHQALVESYGGVVGKADEIVHGKSSAIEHDNRLMFEGLSNPLPVARYHSLVATTMPDGLVVNAHYQNMPMAIINEQDKIVGFQFHPESILTSEGATLLARSLDWATQKEQA, from the coding sequence ATGACGCATAGTGTATTTTTGTTAGACAACTTTGACTCGTTCACTTACAACCTTGTTGACCAGTTTCGTAGTCAAGGCTTAGAGGTTAGCATTTACCGTAACCACTTAAGCGCTAAAGAGATTAAGGCACATATTGATAATAGCCCTACTCCGCCAGTATTGGTTTTATCACCAGGTCCTGGCAACCCACAGCAAGCGGGCTGCATGTTAGAGCTTATCGACTTATGTAAAGGCGAAATACCTATTATTGGAATCTGCCTTGGCCACCAAGCACTAGTAGAAAGCTACGGTGGTGTGGTGGGTAAAGCCGATGAAATTGTTCATGGTAAATCGTCAGCAATTGAGCACGACAACCGCCTAATGTTTGAAGGTTTAAGCAATCCTCTGCCTGTAGCGCGCTACCACTCCTTAGTAGCCACCACAATGCCAGATGGGCTGGTGGTGAATGCTCATTATCAAAACATGCCAATGGCGATAATCAACGAACAAGACAAGATTGTTGGGTTTCAATTCCACCCCGAGTCCATTTTAACCAGCGAAGGGGCAACACTATTAGCCCGCAGCCTAGACTGGGCCACCCAAAAGGAGCAAGCGTAA